In Ctenopharyngodon idella isolate HZGC_01 chromosome 20, HZGC01, whole genome shotgun sequence, the following proteins share a genomic window:
- the phactr1 gene encoding phosphatase and actin regulator 1 isoform X2 produces MHALFRSISAPSRGVTDRHGSAAAPMAGPAFTGAHGTWITSRLREDASSSSSLSSSSSAEKPRKRRAFNLVKLRQPTAPGNNNTPFVISGHIKHICSNCSRGNDIRDAEGAERLAAMRSDSLVPGTHTPPIRRRSKLASLGRLFKPWKWRKKKSDKFKQTSAVLERKMSTRQSREELIKRGVLKEVYEKEEVSGDMCVSDLDRQTVISPVSESVDTSVTAAVSFSEVQSSGETVACLSDLVPKPSQAPPSVKPVSLPGDSADISHVRPSSLKQPPALPPKPYSRIPNHLTETLARLSPPLPPKKVMICEPAPSFSLKCLPSQGTHTHTHALAHAHSQQFATLPLSLHPPSRIIEELNKTLALTMQRLESSVLQAVPSVLMETEEEKENRDSMHQTPANTHTLITHTFSSHEEEDEEEEDDDDSLFTSTLALRILRKDSLAIKLSNRPSKRELEDKNILPMMTDQERLESRQQIGTKLTRRLSQRPSAEELEQRNILKPRNEQEELEEKRELKKRLSRKLSQRPTVEELREAKILIRFSDYVEVAEAQDYDRRADKPWTRLTAADKAAIRKELNEFKSTEMEVHESSRHLTRFHRP; encoded by the exons ATGCACGCGCTCTTCCGTTCGATATCCGCACCATCCCGGGGTGTGACGGATAGACACGGATCCGCCGCTGCGCCCATGGCGGGTCCCGCATTCACGGGAGCGCACGGGACCTGGATCACATCTCGGCTACGGGAGGACGCGTCATCTTCTTCATCATTATCATCGTCATCGTCCGCAGAGAAACCGCGCAAACGGAGAGCCTTTAACCTGGTCAAACTGCGGCAGCCCACCGCCCCCGGTAACAACAACACTCCGTTTGTGATCTCCGGTCATATCAAGCACATCTGCAGTAACTGCAGCCGCGGGAATGACATCCGGGACG CAGAGGGTGCCGAGCGGCTGGCGGCCATGCGCTCCGATTCTCTGGTGCCCGGGACGCACACGCCGCCGATCCGCAGACGGAGCAAACTGGCCAGTCTAGGACGACTCTTCAAGCCGTGGAaatggagaaagaaaaagagcgACAAGTTCAAACAGACGTCTGCAG TGCTGGAGAGGAAGATGTCGACCCGTCAGAGCAGAGAAGAGCTCATCAAGAGAGGCGTGCTGAAGGAAGTGTATGAGAAAG AGGAGGTCAGCGGTGACATGTGTGTGAGTGACCTGGACAGACAGACGGTCATCAGTCCAGTATCAGAGTCTGTAGACACCAGCGTCACAGCGGCAG TGTCGTTCTCAGAGGTCCAGTCGTCTGGAGAAACTGTGGCGTGTCTCTCAGATCTCGTCCCAAAGCCATCTCAAGCCCCGCCCTCTGTGAAGCCTGTGTCGTTGCCTGGCGACAGCGCTGACATCTCTCACGTGAGGCCGTCGTCACTGAAACAGCCTCCTGCCTTACCGCCGAAGCCATACAGCAGAATTCCCAACCATCTCACAG aGACGCTTGCCAGACTGTCACCGCCTCTCCCTCCAAAGAAAGTGATGATATGTGAGCCAGCGCCCTCGTTTTCCCTCAAATGCCTGCCGTCCCAGggcacgcacacgcacacacacgcactcgcACATGCTCACTCGCAGCAGTTCGCCACACTGCCGCTGTCGCTCCACCCGCCCAGCCGCATCATAGAGGAGCTCAACAAAACACTCGCGCTCACCATGCAGAGGCTCGAGag ttcTGTACTGCAGGCGGTGCCATCTGTCCTGATGGAGACGGAAGAGGAGAAGGAGAACAGAGATTCAATGCACCAAACTCCCgccaacacacacacgctcatcACACACACCTTCAGCTCGCATGAGGAAGAGGAcgaggaagaggaggatgacGACGACTCGCTGTTTACAA GTACTCTGGCTTTAAGGATCTTACGGAAAGATTCGCTGGCGATCAAACTGAGCAATCGCCCGTCGAAGAGGGAACTGGAAGATAAAAACATCCTACCCATGATGACCGACCAGGAGCGACTGGAGTCCAGACAGCAGATCGGCACCAAACTGACCCG TCGTCTCAGCCAGAGGCCATCAGCAGAGGAGCTGGAGCAGAGAAACATCCTCAAAC CTCGCAACGAGCAGGAGGAGCTGGAGGAGAAGCGGGAACTGAAGAAAAGACTCTCGAGGAAG TTGAGTCAGAGACCCACCGTAGAGGAGCTCAGAGAGGCCAAAATTCTCATCCGCTTCAGCGATTACGTGGAAGTGGCCGAAGCTCAGGATTACGACCGTCGAGCGGACAAACCCTGGACGAGACTCACCGCTGCCGATAAG GCTGCCATACGCAAAGAACTCAATGAGTTCAAAAGCACAGAGATGGAGGTGCACGAGTCGAGTCGACATCTAACCAG GTTTCATCGGCCATAG
- the phactr1 gene encoding phosphatase and actin regulator 1 isoform X5 yields the protein MHQQPIFTAASWRKHPECFQFSQRKFPVISEQLLCSSDQTDIAFFVEGAERLAAMRSDSLVPGTHTPPIRRRSKLASLGRLFKPWKWRKKKSDKFKQTSAVLERKMSTRQSREELIKRGVLKEVYEKVEEVSGDMCVSDLDRQTVISPVSESVDTSVTAAVSFSEVQSSGETVACLSDLVPKPSQAPPSVKPVSLPGDSADISHVRPSSLKQPPALPPKPYSRIPNHLTETLARLSPPLPPKKVMICEPAPSFSLKCLPSQGTHTHTHALAHAHSQQFATLPLSLHPPSRIIEELNKTLALTMQRLESSVLQAVPSVLMETEEEKENRDSMHQTPANTHTLITHTFSSHEEEDEEEEDDDDSLFTSTLALRILRKDSLAIKLSNRPSKRELEDKNILPMMTDQERLESRQQIGTKLTRRLSQRPSAEELEQRNILKPRNEQEELEEKRELKKRLSRKLSQRPTVEELREAKILIRFSDYVEVAEAQDYDRRADKPWTRLTAADKAAIRKELNEFKSTEMEVHESSRHLTRFHRP from the exons ATGCACCAGCAGCCTATTTTTACAGCAGCGTCGTGGCGAAAACATCCAGAATGCTTCCAGTTTTCCCAGAGGAAGTTTCCAGTGATTTCAGAGCAGCTGTTGTGCTCTTCGGACCAGACAGATATAGCCTTTTTTGTTG AGGGTGCCGAGCGGCTGGCGGCCATGCGCTCCGATTCTCTGGTGCCCGGGACGCACACGCCGCCGATCCGCAGACGGAGCAAACTGGCCAGTCTAGGACGACTCTTCAAGCCGTGGAaatggagaaagaaaaagagcgACAAGTTCAAACAGACGTCTGCAG TGCTGGAGAGGAAGATGTCGACCCGTCAGAGCAGAGAAGAGCTCATCAAGAGAGGCGTGCTGAAGGAAGTGTATGAGAAAG TAGAGGAGGTCAGCGGTGACATGTGTGTGAGTGACCTGGACAGACAGACGGTCATCAGTCCAGTATCAGAGTCTGTAGACACCAGCGTCACAGCGGCAG TGTCGTTCTCAGAGGTCCAGTCGTCTGGAGAAACTGTGGCGTGTCTCTCAGATCTCGTCCCAAAGCCATCTCAAGCCCCGCCCTCTGTGAAGCCTGTGTCGTTGCCTGGCGACAGCGCTGACATCTCTCACGTGAGGCCGTCGTCACTGAAACAGCCTCCTGCCTTACCGCCGAAGCCATACAGCAGAATTCCCAACCATCTCACAG aGACGCTTGCCAGACTGTCACCGCCTCTCCCTCCAAAGAAAGTGATGATATGTGAGCCAGCGCCCTCGTTTTCCCTCAAATGCCTGCCGTCCCAGggcacgcacacgcacacacacgcactcgcACATGCTCACTCGCAGCAGTTCGCCACACTGCCGCTGTCGCTCCACCCGCCCAGCCGCATCATAGAGGAGCTCAACAAAACACTCGCGCTCACCATGCAGAGGCTCGAGag ttcTGTACTGCAGGCGGTGCCATCTGTCCTGATGGAGACGGAAGAGGAGAAGGAGAACAGAGATTCAATGCACCAAACTCCCgccaacacacacacgctcatcACACACACCTTCAGCTCGCATGAGGAAGAGGAcgaggaagaggaggatgacGACGACTCGCTGTTTACAA GTACTCTGGCTTTAAGGATCTTACGGAAAGATTCGCTGGCGATCAAACTGAGCAATCGCCCGTCGAAGAGGGAACTGGAAGATAAAAACATCCTACCCATGATGACCGACCAGGAGCGACTGGAGTCCAGACAGCAGATCGGCACCAAACTGACCCG TCGTCTCAGCCAGAGGCCATCAGCAGAGGAGCTGGAGCAGAGAAACATCCTCAAAC CTCGCAACGAGCAGGAGGAGCTGGAGGAGAAGCGGGAACTGAAGAAAAGACTCTCGAGGAAG TTGAGTCAGAGACCCACCGTAGAGGAGCTCAGAGAGGCCAAAATTCTCATCCGCTTCAGCGATTACGTGGAAGTGGCCGAAGCTCAGGATTACGACCGTCGAGCGGACAAACCCTGGACGAGACTCACCGCTGCCGATAAG GCTGCCATACGCAAAGAACTCAATGAGTTCAAAAGCACAGAGATGGAGGTGCACGAGTCGAGTCGACATCTAACCAG GTTTCATCGGCCATAG
- the phactr1 gene encoding phosphatase and actin regulator 1 isoform X6, translating into MAAAAPEQEDVDRRPIRRARSKSDTPYLTETRLSYTLQTAEGAERLAAMRSDSLVPGTHTPPIRRRSKLASLGRLFKPWKWRKKKSDKFKQTSAVLERKMSTRQSREELIKRGVLKEVYEKVEEVSGDMCVSDLDRQTVISPVSESVDTSVTAAVSFSEVQSSGETVACLSDLVPKPSQAPPSVKPVSLPGDSADISHVRPSSLKQPPALPPKPYSRIPNHLTETLARLSPPLPPKKVMICEPAPSFSLKCLPSQGTHTHTHALAHAHSQQFATLPLSLHPPSRIIEELNKTLALTMQRLESSVLQAVPSVLMETEEEKENRDSMHQTPANTHTLITHTFSSHEEEDEEEEDDDDSLFTSTLALRILRKDSLAIKLSNRPSKRELEDKNILPMMTDQERLESRQQIGTKLTRRLSQRPSAEELEQRNILKPRNEQEELEEKRELKKRLSRKLSQRPTVEELREAKILIRFSDYVEVAEAQDYDRRADKPWTRLTAADKAAIRKELNEFKSTEMEVHESSRHLTRFHRP; encoded by the exons CAGAGGGTGCCGAGCGGCTGGCGGCCATGCGCTCCGATTCTCTGGTGCCCGGGACGCACACGCCGCCGATCCGCAGACGGAGCAAACTGGCCAGTCTAGGACGACTCTTCAAGCCGTGGAaatggagaaagaaaaagagcgACAAGTTCAAACAGACGTCTGCAG TGCTGGAGAGGAAGATGTCGACCCGTCAGAGCAGAGAAGAGCTCATCAAGAGAGGCGTGCTGAAGGAAGTGTATGAGAAAG TAGAGGAGGTCAGCGGTGACATGTGTGTGAGTGACCTGGACAGACAGACGGTCATCAGTCCAGTATCAGAGTCTGTAGACACCAGCGTCACAGCGGCAG TGTCGTTCTCAGAGGTCCAGTCGTCTGGAGAAACTGTGGCGTGTCTCTCAGATCTCGTCCCAAAGCCATCTCAAGCCCCGCCCTCTGTGAAGCCTGTGTCGTTGCCTGGCGACAGCGCTGACATCTCTCACGTGAGGCCGTCGTCACTGAAACAGCCTCCTGCCTTACCGCCGAAGCCATACAGCAGAATTCCCAACCATCTCACAG aGACGCTTGCCAGACTGTCACCGCCTCTCCCTCCAAAGAAAGTGATGATATGTGAGCCAGCGCCCTCGTTTTCCCTCAAATGCCTGCCGTCCCAGggcacgcacacgcacacacacgcactcgcACATGCTCACTCGCAGCAGTTCGCCACACTGCCGCTGTCGCTCCACCCGCCCAGCCGCATCATAGAGGAGCTCAACAAAACACTCGCGCTCACCATGCAGAGGCTCGAGag ttcTGTACTGCAGGCGGTGCCATCTGTCCTGATGGAGACGGAAGAGGAGAAGGAGAACAGAGATTCAATGCACCAAACTCCCgccaacacacacacgctcatcACACACACCTTCAGCTCGCATGAGGAAGAGGAcgaggaagaggaggatgacGACGACTCGCTGTTTACAA GTACTCTGGCTTTAAGGATCTTACGGAAAGATTCGCTGGCGATCAAACTGAGCAATCGCCCGTCGAAGAGGGAACTGGAAGATAAAAACATCCTACCCATGATGACCGACCAGGAGCGACTGGAGTCCAGACAGCAGATCGGCACCAAACTGACCCG TCGTCTCAGCCAGAGGCCATCAGCAGAGGAGCTGGAGCAGAGAAACATCCTCAAAC CTCGCAACGAGCAGGAGGAGCTGGAGGAGAAGCGGGAACTGAAGAAAAGACTCTCGAGGAAG TTGAGTCAGAGACCCACCGTAGAGGAGCTCAGAGAGGCCAAAATTCTCATCCGCTTCAGCGATTACGTGGAAGTGGCCGAAGCTCAGGATTACGACCGTCGAGCGGACAAACCCTGGACGAGACTCACCGCTGCCGATAAG GCTGCCATACGCAAAGAACTCAATGAGTTCAAAAGCACAGAGATGGAGGTGCACGAGTCGAGTCGACATCTAACCAG GTTTCATCGGCCATAG
- the phactr1 gene encoding phosphatase and actin regulator 1 isoform X1, whose amino-acid sequence MHALFRSISAPSRGVTDRHGSAAAPMAGPAFTGAHGTWITSRLREDASSSSSLSSSSSAEKPRKRRAFNLVKLRQPTAPGNNNTPFVISGHIKHICSNCSRGNDIRDAEGAERLAAMRSDSLVPGTHTPPIRRRSKLASLGRLFKPWKWRKKKSDKFKQTSAVLERKMSTRQSREELIKRGVLKEVYEKVEEVSGDMCVSDLDRQTVISPVSESVDTSVTAAVSFSEVQSSGETVACLSDLVPKPSQAPPSVKPVSLPGDSADISHVRPSSLKQPPALPPKPYSRIPNHLTETLARLSPPLPPKKVMICEPAPSFSLKCLPSQGTHTHTHALAHAHSQQFATLPLSLHPPSRIIEELNKTLALTMQRLESSVLQAVPSVLMETEEEKENRDSMHQTPANTHTLITHTFSSHEEEDEEEEDDDDSLFTSTLALRILRKDSLAIKLSNRPSKRELEDKNILPMMTDQERLESRQQIGTKLTRRLSQRPSAEELEQRNILKPRNEQEELEEKRELKKRLSRKLSQRPTVEELREAKILIRFSDYVEVAEAQDYDRRADKPWTRLTAADKAAIRKELNEFKSTEMEVHESSRHLTRFHRP is encoded by the exons ATGCACGCGCTCTTCCGTTCGATATCCGCACCATCCCGGGGTGTGACGGATAGACACGGATCCGCCGCTGCGCCCATGGCGGGTCCCGCATTCACGGGAGCGCACGGGACCTGGATCACATCTCGGCTACGGGAGGACGCGTCATCTTCTTCATCATTATCATCGTCATCGTCCGCAGAGAAACCGCGCAAACGGAGAGCCTTTAACCTGGTCAAACTGCGGCAGCCCACCGCCCCCGGTAACAACAACACTCCGTTTGTGATCTCCGGTCATATCAAGCACATCTGCAGTAACTGCAGCCGCGGGAATGACATCCGGGACG CAGAGGGTGCCGAGCGGCTGGCGGCCATGCGCTCCGATTCTCTGGTGCCCGGGACGCACACGCCGCCGATCCGCAGACGGAGCAAACTGGCCAGTCTAGGACGACTCTTCAAGCCGTGGAaatggagaaagaaaaagagcgACAAGTTCAAACAGACGTCTGCAG TGCTGGAGAGGAAGATGTCGACCCGTCAGAGCAGAGAAGAGCTCATCAAGAGAGGCGTGCTGAAGGAAGTGTATGAGAAAG TAGAGGAGGTCAGCGGTGACATGTGTGTGAGTGACCTGGACAGACAGACGGTCATCAGTCCAGTATCAGAGTCTGTAGACACCAGCGTCACAGCGGCAG TGTCGTTCTCAGAGGTCCAGTCGTCTGGAGAAACTGTGGCGTGTCTCTCAGATCTCGTCCCAAAGCCATCTCAAGCCCCGCCCTCTGTGAAGCCTGTGTCGTTGCCTGGCGACAGCGCTGACATCTCTCACGTGAGGCCGTCGTCACTGAAACAGCCTCCTGCCTTACCGCCGAAGCCATACAGCAGAATTCCCAACCATCTCACAG aGACGCTTGCCAGACTGTCACCGCCTCTCCCTCCAAAGAAAGTGATGATATGTGAGCCAGCGCCCTCGTTTTCCCTCAAATGCCTGCCGTCCCAGggcacgcacacgcacacacacgcactcgcACATGCTCACTCGCAGCAGTTCGCCACACTGCCGCTGTCGCTCCACCCGCCCAGCCGCATCATAGAGGAGCTCAACAAAACACTCGCGCTCACCATGCAGAGGCTCGAGag ttcTGTACTGCAGGCGGTGCCATCTGTCCTGATGGAGACGGAAGAGGAGAAGGAGAACAGAGATTCAATGCACCAAACTCCCgccaacacacacacgctcatcACACACACCTTCAGCTCGCATGAGGAAGAGGAcgaggaagaggaggatgacGACGACTCGCTGTTTACAA GTACTCTGGCTTTAAGGATCTTACGGAAAGATTCGCTGGCGATCAAACTGAGCAATCGCCCGTCGAAGAGGGAACTGGAAGATAAAAACATCCTACCCATGATGACCGACCAGGAGCGACTGGAGTCCAGACAGCAGATCGGCACCAAACTGACCCG TCGTCTCAGCCAGAGGCCATCAGCAGAGGAGCTGGAGCAGAGAAACATCCTCAAAC CTCGCAACGAGCAGGAGGAGCTGGAGGAGAAGCGGGAACTGAAGAAAAGACTCTCGAGGAAG TTGAGTCAGAGACCCACCGTAGAGGAGCTCAGAGAGGCCAAAATTCTCATCCGCTTCAGCGATTACGTGGAAGTGGCCGAAGCTCAGGATTACGACCGTCGAGCGGACAAACCCTGGACGAGACTCACCGCTGCCGATAAG GCTGCCATACGCAAAGAACTCAATGAGTTCAAAAGCACAGAGATGGAGGTGCACGAGTCGAGTCGACATCTAACCAG GTTTCATCGGCCATAG
- the phactr1 gene encoding phosphatase and actin regulator 1 isoform X4: MHQQPIFTAASWRKHPECFQFSQRKFPVISEQLLCSSDQTDIAFFVAEGAERLAAMRSDSLVPGTHTPPIRRRSKLASLGRLFKPWKWRKKKSDKFKQTSAVLERKMSTRQSREELIKRGVLKEVYEKVEEVSGDMCVSDLDRQTVISPVSESVDTSVTAAVSFSEVQSSGETVACLSDLVPKPSQAPPSVKPVSLPGDSADISHVRPSSLKQPPALPPKPYSRIPNHLTETLARLSPPLPPKKVMICEPAPSFSLKCLPSQGTHTHTHALAHAHSQQFATLPLSLHPPSRIIEELNKTLALTMQRLESSVLQAVPSVLMETEEEKENRDSMHQTPANTHTLITHTFSSHEEEDEEEEDDDDSLFTSTLALRILRKDSLAIKLSNRPSKRELEDKNILPMMTDQERLESRQQIGTKLTRRLSQRPSAEELEQRNILKPRNEQEELEEKRELKKRLSRKLSQRPTVEELREAKILIRFSDYVEVAEAQDYDRRADKPWTRLTAADKAAIRKELNEFKSTEMEVHESSRHLTRFHRP; the protein is encoded by the exons ATGCACCAGCAGCCTATTTTTACAGCAGCGTCGTGGCGAAAACATCCAGAATGCTTCCAGTTTTCCCAGAGGAAGTTTCCAGTGATTTCAGAGCAGCTGTTGTGCTCTTCGGACCAGACAGATATAGCCTTTTTTGTTG CAGAGGGTGCCGAGCGGCTGGCGGCCATGCGCTCCGATTCTCTGGTGCCCGGGACGCACACGCCGCCGATCCGCAGACGGAGCAAACTGGCCAGTCTAGGACGACTCTTCAAGCCGTGGAaatggagaaagaaaaagagcgACAAGTTCAAACAGACGTCTGCAG TGCTGGAGAGGAAGATGTCGACCCGTCAGAGCAGAGAAGAGCTCATCAAGAGAGGCGTGCTGAAGGAAGTGTATGAGAAAG TAGAGGAGGTCAGCGGTGACATGTGTGTGAGTGACCTGGACAGACAGACGGTCATCAGTCCAGTATCAGAGTCTGTAGACACCAGCGTCACAGCGGCAG TGTCGTTCTCAGAGGTCCAGTCGTCTGGAGAAACTGTGGCGTGTCTCTCAGATCTCGTCCCAAAGCCATCTCAAGCCCCGCCCTCTGTGAAGCCTGTGTCGTTGCCTGGCGACAGCGCTGACATCTCTCACGTGAGGCCGTCGTCACTGAAACAGCCTCCTGCCTTACCGCCGAAGCCATACAGCAGAATTCCCAACCATCTCACAG aGACGCTTGCCAGACTGTCACCGCCTCTCCCTCCAAAGAAAGTGATGATATGTGAGCCAGCGCCCTCGTTTTCCCTCAAATGCCTGCCGTCCCAGggcacgcacacgcacacacacgcactcgcACATGCTCACTCGCAGCAGTTCGCCACACTGCCGCTGTCGCTCCACCCGCCCAGCCGCATCATAGAGGAGCTCAACAAAACACTCGCGCTCACCATGCAGAGGCTCGAGag ttcTGTACTGCAGGCGGTGCCATCTGTCCTGATGGAGACGGAAGAGGAGAAGGAGAACAGAGATTCAATGCACCAAACTCCCgccaacacacacacgctcatcACACACACCTTCAGCTCGCATGAGGAAGAGGAcgaggaagaggaggatgacGACGACTCGCTGTTTACAA GTACTCTGGCTTTAAGGATCTTACGGAAAGATTCGCTGGCGATCAAACTGAGCAATCGCCCGTCGAAGAGGGAACTGGAAGATAAAAACATCCTACCCATGATGACCGACCAGGAGCGACTGGAGTCCAGACAGCAGATCGGCACCAAACTGACCCG TCGTCTCAGCCAGAGGCCATCAGCAGAGGAGCTGGAGCAGAGAAACATCCTCAAAC CTCGCAACGAGCAGGAGGAGCTGGAGGAGAAGCGGGAACTGAAGAAAAGACTCTCGAGGAAG TTGAGTCAGAGACCCACCGTAGAGGAGCTCAGAGAGGCCAAAATTCTCATCCGCTTCAGCGATTACGTGGAAGTGGCCGAAGCTCAGGATTACGACCGTCGAGCGGACAAACCCTGGACGAGACTCACCGCTGCCGATAAG GCTGCCATACGCAAAGAACTCAATGAGTTCAAAAGCACAGAGATGGAGGTGCACGAGTCGAGTCGACATCTAACCAG GTTTCATCGGCCATAG
- the phactr1 gene encoding phosphatase and actin regulator 1 isoform X3, translated as MHALFRSISAPSRGVTDRHGSAAAPMAGPAFTGAHGTWITSRLREDASSSSSLSSSSSAEKPRKRRAFNLVKLRQPTAPGNNNTPFVISGHIKHICSNCSRGNDIRDEGAERLAAMRSDSLVPGTHTPPIRRRSKLASLGRLFKPWKWRKKKSDKFKQTSAVLERKMSTRQSREELIKRGVLKEVYEKVEEVSGDMCVSDLDRQTVISPVSESVDTSVTAAVSFSEVQSSGETVACLSDLVPKPSQAPPSVKPVSLPGDSADISHVRPSSLKQPPALPPKPYSRIPNHLTETLARLSPPLPPKKVMICEPAPSFSLKCLPSQGTHTHTHALAHAHSQQFATLPLSLHPPSRIIEELNKTLALTMQRLESSVLQAVPSVLMETEEEKENRDSMHQTPANTHTLITHTFSSHEEEDEEEEDDDDSLFTSTLALRILRKDSLAIKLSNRPSKRELEDKNILPMMTDQERLESRQQIGTKLTRRLSQRPSAEELEQRNILKPRNEQEELEEKRELKKRLSRKLSQRPTVEELREAKILIRFSDYVEVAEAQDYDRRADKPWTRLTAADKAAIRKELNEFKSTEMEVHESSRHLTRFHRP; from the exons ATGCACGCGCTCTTCCGTTCGATATCCGCACCATCCCGGGGTGTGACGGATAGACACGGATCCGCCGCTGCGCCCATGGCGGGTCCCGCATTCACGGGAGCGCACGGGACCTGGATCACATCTCGGCTACGGGAGGACGCGTCATCTTCTTCATCATTATCATCGTCATCGTCCGCAGAGAAACCGCGCAAACGGAGAGCCTTTAACCTGGTCAAACTGCGGCAGCCCACCGCCCCCGGTAACAACAACACTCCGTTTGTGATCTCCGGTCATATCAAGCACATCTGCAGTAACTGCAGCCGCGGGAATGACATCCGGGACG AGGGTGCCGAGCGGCTGGCGGCCATGCGCTCCGATTCTCTGGTGCCCGGGACGCACACGCCGCCGATCCGCAGACGGAGCAAACTGGCCAGTCTAGGACGACTCTTCAAGCCGTGGAaatggagaaagaaaaagagcgACAAGTTCAAACAGACGTCTGCAG TGCTGGAGAGGAAGATGTCGACCCGTCAGAGCAGAGAAGAGCTCATCAAGAGAGGCGTGCTGAAGGAAGTGTATGAGAAAG TAGAGGAGGTCAGCGGTGACATGTGTGTGAGTGACCTGGACAGACAGACGGTCATCAGTCCAGTATCAGAGTCTGTAGACACCAGCGTCACAGCGGCAG TGTCGTTCTCAGAGGTCCAGTCGTCTGGAGAAACTGTGGCGTGTCTCTCAGATCTCGTCCCAAAGCCATCTCAAGCCCCGCCCTCTGTGAAGCCTGTGTCGTTGCCTGGCGACAGCGCTGACATCTCTCACGTGAGGCCGTCGTCACTGAAACAGCCTCCTGCCTTACCGCCGAAGCCATACAGCAGAATTCCCAACCATCTCACAG aGACGCTTGCCAGACTGTCACCGCCTCTCCCTCCAAAGAAAGTGATGATATGTGAGCCAGCGCCCTCGTTTTCCCTCAAATGCCTGCCGTCCCAGggcacgcacacgcacacacacgcactcgcACATGCTCACTCGCAGCAGTTCGCCACACTGCCGCTGTCGCTCCACCCGCCCAGCCGCATCATAGAGGAGCTCAACAAAACACTCGCGCTCACCATGCAGAGGCTCGAGag ttcTGTACTGCAGGCGGTGCCATCTGTCCTGATGGAGACGGAAGAGGAGAAGGAGAACAGAGATTCAATGCACCAAACTCCCgccaacacacacacgctcatcACACACACCTTCAGCTCGCATGAGGAAGAGGAcgaggaagaggaggatgacGACGACTCGCTGTTTACAA GTACTCTGGCTTTAAGGATCTTACGGAAAGATTCGCTGGCGATCAAACTGAGCAATCGCCCGTCGAAGAGGGAACTGGAAGATAAAAACATCCTACCCATGATGACCGACCAGGAGCGACTGGAGTCCAGACAGCAGATCGGCACCAAACTGACCCG TCGTCTCAGCCAGAGGCCATCAGCAGAGGAGCTGGAGCAGAGAAACATCCTCAAAC CTCGCAACGAGCAGGAGGAGCTGGAGGAGAAGCGGGAACTGAAGAAAAGACTCTCGAGGAAG TTGAGTCAGAGACCCACCGTAGAGGAGCTCAGAGAGGCCAAAATTCTCATCCGCTTCAGCGATTACGTGGAAGTGGCCGAAGCTCAGGATTACGACCGTCGAGCGGACAAACCCTGGACGAGACTCACCGCTGCCGATAAG GCTGCCATACGCAAAGAACTCAATGAGTTCAAAAGCACAGAGATGGAGGTGCACGAGTCGAGTCGACATCTAACCAG GTTTCATCGGCCATAG